In Rhodanobacter denitrificans, a single window of DNA contains:
- a CDS encoding asparagine synthase-related protein produces MICRYIILLGGRLNRNADYTPQLDTLLRAAGMICRLESASAKVFVSADAPILEMPGHGLLIGQAFTNAGQPISQRLDIDGSTCELSNHLLHNIWGDYLAILVDRNDRSAITLLRDPSGAVPCVYSLADGEGFITSDIGLAVDLGLYRREVNWQIIAHCLNFPCLKTSHTALKHVKELLPGNMLTCRGRDASIRSAWSPWHFVEKGVRHKYPREAAEDVRSTVSNVVRALSARDNKFVVELSGGLDSSVVATCLRDASLRATFCTLVMPVAGTDERPYARLVTDTLGQGLFPVEVGFDDVQVEFAVPRSSVVPAIGIPQNALNEAWEAAGTLHGADGFFSGVGGDTIFCYLKTAAPAADAFRERGVMAGITAIEDLATLHRCTVFKAGRLTLKKMLRRPRTAWKADRTLLNPSWVTTVPEHHPWMDAPSDALSGDREKIHNLIGTQLFRDAASRGLGRSMYFPLLSQPVMEACLKVPTWMWIADGRNRAIAREAFADQLPSEILDRRSKGSYTGHMAAIYTRNKPKMRESLEDGQLRAHDLLDRSALANFFTNELAPRDLSFLRIFDLCAAENWARQQGHDPW; encoded by the coding sequence ATGATATGCCGCTATATCATTCTGCTCGGCGGGAGGTTGAATCGAAACGCCGATTACACGCCGCAGCTGGACACGCTCCTGCGCGCTGCGGGAATGATCTGCAGGCTTGAATCAGCCTCGGCCAAGGTCTTCGTTTCCGCTGATGCCCCTATCCTTGAAATGCCCGGGCACGGCCTGCTTATCGGCCAGGCTTTCACCAATGCCGGCCAGCCAATCTCGCAACGTCTGGATATCGACGGTTCGACGTGCGAACTCAGCAATCACCTGCTGCATAACATTTGGGGCGACTATCTCGCCATTCTTGTCGACCGCAACGATCGCTCGGCGATCACCTTGCTGCGCGACCCCTCGGGCGCCGTGCCATGCGTCTATTCGCTGGCCGATGGTGAAGGCTTCATCACTTCGGATATCGGCCTTGCAGTCGATCTGGGACTCTATCGCAGGGAGGTGAACTGGCAGATCATCGCACACTGCCTCAATTTCCCCTGCCTGAAGACGTCTCATACGGCATTGAAGCACGTCAAGGAATTACTTCCAGGCAACATGCTGACTTGCCGAGGGAGGGATGCTTCAATCCGTTCCGCATGGTCGCCTTGGCACTTCGTGGAGAAAGGCGTCCGGCACAAATATCCTCGTGAAGCAGCCGAAGATGTCCGATCCACCGTATCCAACGTGGTCAGGGCTCTATCTGCGAGGGACAACAAATTCGTGGTCGAATTATCGGGCGGACTGGATTCCTCCGTCGTCGCCACCTGCCTGCGTGATGCTTCGCTGCGCGCCACTTTTTGCACGCTGGTCATGCCCGTGGCCGGAACCGACGAGCGTCCATATGCCCGACTGGTGACGGACACGTTGGGCCAAGGGCTCTTCCCCGTGGAAGTTGGATTCGACGATGTACAAGTTGAATTTGCCGTGCCTCGCTCATCCGTCGTTCCTGCGATAGGGATTCCGCAGAATGCCTTGAACGAAGCCTGGGAGGCAGCAGGTACCCTACATGGCGCGGATGGCTTCTTTTCGGGTGTCGGCGGCGATACCATTTTCTGCTATCTGAAGACCGCCGCGCCCGCCGCCGACGCGTTCCGGGAACGTGGCGTCATGGCAGGCATTACAGCCATCGAGGATCTCGCAACCCTTCACCGATGCACGGTTTTCAAGGCCGGCCGATTGACTCTCAAGAAAATGCTGCGTCGGCCACGCACGGCCTGGAAGGCGGATCGCACTCTGCTCAACCCATCCTGGGTGACAACTGTGCCTGAGCACCACCCCTGGATGGACGCGCCCTCGGACGCGCTGTCGGGTGATCGCGAGAAAATTCATAACTTGATCGGAACCCAGTTGTTCAGGGATGCTGCATCACGCGGTCTGGGACGCTCCATGTATTTTCCGCTGCTGTCTCAACCCGTCATGGAGGCGTGCCTGAAAGTCCCGACCTGGATGTGGATCGCCGACGGGCGAAACCGCGCGATCGCCCGCGAGGCTTTTGCCGATCAACTACCGAGCGAAATTCTCGATCGACGCAGCAAGGGCTCGTACACCGGCCACATGGCTGCTATCTACACGCGCAACAAGCCGAAGATGCGCGAGTCCCTGGAGGATGGGCAGCTACGCGCGCATGACCTGCTAGACCGTTCCGCATTGGCGAATTTCTTCACCAATGAACTTGCGCCCCGGGATCTGTCATTTCTTCGCATCTTCGACCTGTGCGCGGCCGAGAACTGGGCGCGTCAACAAGGTCACGATCCATGGTAG
- a CDS encoding benenodin family lasso peptide: MNTNENIRTNAPEDVIELGIASVETKGEFGVTEGGGQGKPMIPGISEE; the protein is encoded by the coding sequence ATGAACACGAACGAGAACATCCGTACCAACGCGCCGGAAGACGTCATCGAGCTCGGCATCGCCAGCGTTGAAACCAAGGGCGAGTTTGGCGTAACCGAGGGGGGCGGGCAAGGCAAGCCGATGATTCCCGGCATTTCCGAGGAATAA
- a CDS encoding lasso peptide biosynthesis B2 protein yields the protein MSYQLREDLSCCDVDGHMIFLDIARDRYFRLTGHREKTMRRFQANEDIAPMLLEDLTTAGILVEAPDGVYVATASIQRPSRSAIERPPTIGDRRLNMTAIVEVMAIVWSTCRQLKVRPLKTNLDEASAYRDRKCVLRKVAEPAALEDNLIHANWQFAYARRYAPIEPICLLDSLSLLRFLARRGMPTNIVFGVTSEPFAAHCWVQAGDIVLNETLSDANAHTPIRSV from the coding sequence ATGAGCTACCAACTTAGAGAAGATCTCTCGTGCTGTGACGTGGACGGCCATATGATTTTTCTCGACATAGCGCGAGACCGGTACTTCAGACTGACCGGTCATCGCGAGAAAACCATGCGACGCTTCCAGGCCAATGAAGATATCGCTCCCATGCTTCTGGAGGACCTCACAACTGCGGGAATACTGGTTGAAGCACCAGACGGAGTGTATGTCGCGACAGCGAGTATCCAACGCCCATCCCGTAGCGCAATCGAACGACCCCCTACAATCGGTGATCGCCGGCTCAACATGACTGCTATCGTCGAAGTCATGGCGATCGTCTGGTCTACGTGTCGTCAGCTGAAGGTTCGCCCACTAAAAACGAATCTCGACGAAGCCAGCGCATATCGCGACAGAAAATGCGTTCTACGCAAAGTCGCTGAGCCCGCCGCTCTTGAGGACAACCTGATCCATGCAAACTGGCAGTTCGCTTATGCGCGACGCTACGCGCCGATCGAGCCGATCTGCCTTCTAGACTCCTTGTCCCTGCTCCGGTTCCTTGCGCGGCGGGGAATGCCGACAAACATTGTCTTCGGCGTGACTTCGGAGCCATTTGCGGCGCACTGCTGGGTGCAGGCTGGAGACATTGTCTTGAATGAAACGCTCTCCGACGCCAATGCGCATACTCCCATCAGGAGCGTCTGA